AGCACTTCCCCGGCCACGGCGACACCGAGCTCGACTCGCACCTCGCGATGCCGATCGTGCGCGGCGACCTCGCGGCGCTGCGCCAGCGCGAACTCGTGCCCTTCGTCGCCGCGATCACCGCGGGGGCGCGCACGATCATGACCTCGCACATCCTGCTGCCCGACGTCGACGACAGCGGGCCCGCGACCTTCTCGACGCGCATCCTGCAGTCGATCCTGCGCGACGAGCTGGGCTTCGACGGTGTCATCGTGTCGGATGCCCTCGACATGGCCGGCGCGAGCGGCGAGCTCGGCATCCCGGCCGCCGCCGCCCGCGCGCTCGCCGCCGGCTGCGACCTGCTCTGCATCGGCACCGACAACTCGGATGCGCAGCTCGACGACATCGTCGCCGCGGTCGAGCAGTCGATCGCGCGCGGCGAGCTCTCACTCGCCCGAGTCGACGACGCGGCCGCACGCGTGGCCGCCCTCGCCGCCGAGTCGCACCGCATCGCCGCCGCCGCTCCCGTGCCCGCGGGCATCACGGCCGACGACGCGCCGCCCGTCGATCTCGCCGTGCTGCGCGGGGCGATCGAGGCCGTGCCGGGCGTCGTCGTTCACCCGCACCGCCAGCTCATCGCCCTGCGCACCGTCGCCAACATCGCGGTCGGCGTGGCGCCGTGGGGTCCGAGCGCCGCGGGGGCCGAGGTCGTCGAACTCGGCGAGGGCGAGCCGCTCGCGCTCGAGCCGGGCGTGCAACCCGTGCTCGTGGGGCTCGGCGTGCACCGTCACGCCTGGGTGCGCGCGCTCATCGCGCAGTCGCGCGCTGCGCATCCCGACACGATCGTCGTCGATATGGGCTGGCCCGACGAGGCGCGCGAGCACGCCGACGTCGTGACGTGGGGCGCTTCGCGCGCCATGGGCGCTGCGCTGCTCGACTGGCTCGAGCGGAGCAGCTCGTGAGCGCCCTGCGGCTCGGCGTCGACATCGGCGGCACCAAGGTGCACGCCGTCGCGCTCGACGATGCGGGCGCGGTCGTCGCCGAGGCCCGCCTGCCCACGGGTTTCGGAGCAGAGGCGGTCGTCGCGAGCGCGCACGCCGCCGTCGTGCAGCTCACCGAGCACCTCGGGGTCGCCCCGAGCGCCCTCACCTCGATCGGCGTCGGCGTGCCGGGCCGTGTCGACCCCGCGACGGGGCATGTCGCGCACGCGGTCAACCTGGGGCTCGACTCGCTCGACCTCGGCGCCCTGCTCGCCTCCCGGCTCGGCCGTGCGGTCGTCGTCGAGAACGACGTCAATGCTGCGGCGCTCGGTGCGTTCCACCTGCTCGGCGACCCGCGGCTGCGCTCGATGGCCTACCTCAATCTCGGCACCGGACTCGCGGCGGGTCTCGTGCTCGACGGCCGGGTGTGGCGCGGCTCGCGCGGCGTGGCCGGCGAGATCGGGCACATTCCCGTCGACCCGCAGGGGGAGCTGTGCCGGTGCGGCCAGCGCGGCTGCCTCGAGACCCTGGCCTCGGGCTCGGCGCTTGCGCGGCTGTGGCCGCAGGGCGCCGGCGCCCCGGCGAGCGCGCTCTTCGCGGCGGCCGGGGCCGGAGACGAGCAGGCGGCCGCCGTGGCCGAGCGGCTCGTCGGCAACGTGGCGGCGGCGGTGCGCATCCTGGTGCTCGCTGTCGACGTCGACGCGGTCGTCATCGGGGGAGGCCTGAGCTCTCTCGGCGATCGACTGCTCGGGCAGGTGCGCGCGCGGCTCGACGCCGACGCGCGCACCTCGCCCTTCCTCGCCTCGCTCGCGCTCGCCGAGCGCGTGCTGCTCGTGCCGGCCGGCAGCCCGGTGGGCGCCGTGGGCGCCGCACTCGTGGGGGCGCCGAGCGCCGAGGTGGTCGGCGTATGACCGAGGTCGTCATCGTTCCGAACCCCGCTGCGGGCGGGGCGCTCGTCGCCGACGCGATCGTCGCGCTCGTGCAGCGGCGCCCGGATGCCGTGCTCGGGCTCGCCACCGGATCCAGCCCCCTGCCCGTGTACGAGGCCCTGCGTCCGCACGCGGCGCTGCTGCGCGACGTGCGCGGCTTCGCCCTCGACGAGTACGTGGGGCTGCCGGCGGGGCATCCCCAGTCGTACCGCGCGGTCATCGAGCGCGAGGTGATCGGTCCGCTCGGCCTCGACCCCGCGCGCGTGCGCGTGCCGGGCGACGATCTCCCCGCGACCGGGGCCGACCACGAGACCTCGCTCGCCGAGGCGGGAGAGCGTTACGAGGCCGCGATCGCGGCGGCGCGCGGCGTCGACCTGCAGCTGCTCGGCATCGGCGCAACGGGCCACATCGGCTTCAACGAGCCCGGGTCGTCGTTCGCCTCGCGCACGCGCGTCAAGACCCTCACCGAGCAGACGCGCCGCGACAACGCGCGCTTCTTCACCGCGCCCGATGAGGTGCCGCTGCACTGCATCACGCAGGGCCTCGGCACGATCCTCGCCGCCCGGCACCTCGTGCTGCTCGCCTTCGGGGCGGCGAAGGCCGAGGCGCTCGCGGCCGCGGTCGAAGGGCCCGTCACCTCGTCGCTGCCCGGCTCAGCCATCCAGCTGCACGGGCGCGTCACGGTCGTCGTCGACGACGCCGCCGCCTCGGCGCTGCGCTTCGCCGACTACTACCGGCACGCCTGGGCGCACAAGCCCGCGTGGCAGGGGCTCTGACGGCTCGACCCGCCTAGGCGGTCTCCTCGGCGTGCAGCGCGGTGTCGGCCGCGGTCACGCGCCAGTCGAGGAAGCGCACGCGCAGGCCCGGGCGGGTGGGGGCGCACAGCATCGGGCCGATGCGCGCCGACTCGTGCGGGAATCGCGCCACGCGCACCAGGCGCCACTCGGTGTCGGCGGACGACCGCGCGCGGATGACGACGGCATCCGCGATACGGGATGCCCGCACCGTCACCGCCGTGCCCACCCAGTCGTCGACGTGACCGGTCGACCAGTCGCTCGCCCCGACGGTCACGACCGCGCCGAGCTGCTGGTGCCCGTCGCTGTGCTCGACACCCGCCTTGATCCAGTGGGCGTCGTCGACGA
The sequence above is a segment of the Microcella humidisoli genome. Coding sequences within it:
- the nagZ gene encoding beta-N-acetylhexosaminidase; protein product: MSAVLGTLMPGFAGPELPDWLADRLRAGLGGVCLFGGNIRSRAQLVDLVTAIRAANPHAVVAIDEEGGDVTRLFYDVGSPYPGNAVLGRLDDLALTEHVGRTVGWQLRLAGIDLDLAPDADVNSNPLNPVIGTRSFGADPHLVARHTAAWVRGLQSTGVAASVKHFPGHGDTELDSHLAMPIVRGDLAALRQRELVPFVAAITAGARTIMTSHILLPDVDDSGPATFSTRILQSILRDELGFDGVIVSDALDMAGASGELGIPAAAARALAAGCDLLCIGTDNSDAQLDDIVAAVEQSIARGELSLARVDDAAARVAALAAESHRIAAAAPVPAGITADDAPPVDLAVLRGAIEAVPGVVVHPHRQLIALRTVANIAVGVAPWGPSAAGAEVVELGEGEPLALEPGVQPVLVGLGVHRHAWVRALIAQSRAAHPDTIVVDMGWPDEAREHADVVTWGASRAMGAALLDWLERSSS
- a CDS encoding glucosamine-6-phosphate deaminase; translated protein: MTEVVIVPNPAAGGALVADAIVALVQRRPDAVLGLATGSSPLPVYEALRPHAALLRDVRGFALDEYVGLPAGHPQSYRAVIEREVIGPLGLDPARVRVPGDDLPATGADHETSLAEAGERYEAAIAAARGVDLQLLGIGATGHIGFNEPGSSFASRTRVKTLTEQTRRDNARFFTAPDEVPLHCITQGLGTILAARHLVLLAFGAAKAEALAAAVEGPVTSSLPGSAIQLHGRVTVVVDDAAASALRFADYYRHAWAHKPAWQGL
- a CDS encoding DUF1349 domain-containing protein, with translation MSGIENPAEPVFARGTWTREPVSAEIEATGALVVEAAEGSDWWRDTAYGFRHENGHALLAPWQPDTAVEVTFELEGFTGQFDQAGLAVIVDDAHWIKAGVEHSDGHQQLGAVVTVGASDWSTGHVDDWVGTAVTVRASRIADAVVIRARSSADTEWRLVRVARFPHESARIGPMLCAPTRPGLRVRFLDWRVTAADTALHAEETA
- a CDS encoding ROK family protein, which produces MSALRLGVDIGGTKVHAVALDDAGAVVAEARLPTGFGAEAVVASAHAAVVQLTEHLGVAPSALTSIGVGVPGRVDPATGHVAHAVNLGLDSLDLGALLASRLGRAVVVENDVNAAALGAFHLLGDPRLRSMAYLNLGTGLAAGLVLDGRVWRGSRGVAGEIGHIPVDPQGELCRCGQRGCLETLASGSALARLWPQGAGAPASALFAAAGAGDEQAAAVAERLVGNVAAAVRILVLAVDVDAVVIGGGLSSLGDRLLGQVRARLDADARTSPFLASLALAERVLLVPAGSPVGAVGAALVGAPSAEVVGV